Proteins from a genomic interval of Pseudomonas asplenii:
- a CDS encoding FKBP-type peptidyl-prolyl cis-trans isomerase: protein MLIAANKAVSIDYTLTNDAGEVIDSSAGGAPLVYLQGAGNIIPGLEKALEGKAVDDELNVTVEPEDAYGEYAAELVSTLSRSMFEGVDELEVGMQFHASAPDGQMQIVTIRDLDGDDVTVDGNHPLAGQRLNFKVKVVSVRDASQEEIAHGHIHGEGGHHH from the coding sequence ATGCTGATCGCCGCCAACAAGGCTGTGTCCATCGACTATACCCTCACCAACGACGCTGGTGAGGTCATCGACAGCTCTGCCGGCGGCGCACCGCTGGTTTACCTGCAAGGTGCAGGCAACATCATTCCAGGTCTGGAAAAAGCTCTGGAAGGCAAGGCCGTCGACGACGAGCTGAACGTTACCGTCGAGCCTGAAGACGCCTACGGCGAATACGCTGCCGAACTGGTCAGCACCCTGAGCCGCAGCATGTTCGAAGGCGTCGATGAGCTGGAAGTGGGCATGCAGTTCCACGCCTCCGCTCCGGACGGCCAGATGCAGATCGTCACCATCCGCGACCTGGACGGCGACGACGTCACCGTCGACGGCAACCATCCGCTGGCTGGCCAGCGCCTGAACTTCAAGGTCAAGGTTGTCAGCGTTCGTGACGCCAGCCAGGAAGAAATCGCCCATGGTCACATCCATGGCGAAGGCGGCCATCACCACTGA
- a CDS encoding glutathione peroxidase gives MSAFHDLTLVALDGQDLPLAPFKGRVVLVVNVASKCGLTPQYAALENLYQQYKGQGFSVLGLPCNQFAGQEPGSEEDIREFCSLNYGVTFPLSRKLEVNGHERHQLYRLLAGEGAEFPGDITWNFEKFLVGKDGRVLARFSPRTAPDDPAVVQAIEKALA, from the coding sequence ATGAGTGCTTTTCACGACCTTACGCTAGTAGCGCTGGATGGCCAGGACCTACCCCTCGCGCCTTTCAAGGGGCGTGTCGTGCTGGTGGTCAATGTCGCCTCCAAGTGTGGGCTGACGCCGCAGTACGCAGCATTGGAGAACCTCTACCAGCAATACAAGGGCCAGGGCTTCAGTGTCCTGGGCCTGCCGTGCAACCAGTTTGCCGGTCAGGAACCGGGCTCCGAGGAGGACATCCGCGAATTCTGCAGCCTCAACTACGGGGTGACCTTTCCATTGAGCCGCAAGCTGGAAGTCAACGGCCATGAGCGTCATCAGCTGTATCGGCTGCTGGCGGGCGAGGGCGCCGAGTTTCCCGGGGATATCACCTGGAACTTCGAAAAATTCCTGGTGGGCAAGGACGGTCGCGTGCTGGCACGTTTCTCGCCGCGTACCGCCCCGGACGATCCGGCGGTAGTCCAGGCCATCGAGAAGGCACTCGCCTGA
- a CDS encoding NADH:flavin oxidoreductase, with amino-acid sequence MSVQALFKPFHLGALELPTRVVMAPMTRSFSPGGMPNSKVIEYYRKRAAAGVGLIVTEGTTVGHPAANGYPNVPHFYGEAALAGWKKVVEAVHAEGGKIVPQLWHVGNVRRLGTEPDASVPGYGPSGKLKDGQVVVHGMTHQDIQDVIAAFAQAAKDAREIGMDGVEIHGAHGYLIDQFFWEGSNQRTDEYGGSLANRSRFAIELIQAVRAAVGADFPIIFRFSQWKQQDYTARLVQTPEALGEFLKPLSEAGVDIFHCSTRRFWEPEFEGSTLNLAGWTRQLTGKPTITVGSVGLDGEFLQFMVNTDKVAQPASLENLLERLNNDEFDLVAVGRALLVDPDWAVKVRDGREQEILPFSREALTSLI; translated from the coding sequence ATGTCGGTCCAAGCCCTGTTCAAGCCCTTCCACCTTGGTGCCCTGGAACTGCCGACCCGCGTGGTGATGGCACCGATGACGCGTTCGTTCTCGCCAGGTGGCATGCCCAATTCGAAAGTCATCGAGTACTACCGCAAGCGTGCGGCGGCGGGTGTGGGCCTGATCGTCACCGAAGGCACCACGGTCGGTCATCCAGCGGCCAACGGTTATCCGAACGTGCCGCATTTCTATGGCGAAGCTGCCCTGGCCGGCTGGAAAAAAGTGGTCGAGGCGGTGCATGCCGAGGGCGGCAAGATCGTTCCGCAGCTCTGGCATGTGGGCAATGTGCGACGCCTGGGCACTGAGCCGGACGCCAGCGTTCCCGGCTACGGTCCGAGCGGGAAACTCAAGGATGGTCAGGTCGTGGTCCATGGCATGACTCACCAGGACATCCAGGACGTGATCGCCGCGTTCGCCCAGGCGGCGAAGGATGCCCGCGAGATCGGCATGGACGGCGTCGAGATCCACGGCGCCCACGGCTACCTGATCGACCAGTTCTTCTGGGAAGGCAGCAACCAGCGCACTGACGAGTACGGCGGCAGTCTGGCCAATCGTTCGCGCTTTGCCATCGAGCTGATCCAGGCCGTGCGCGCCGCCGTTGGCGCGGATTTCCCGATCATCTTCCGGTTCTCCCAGTGGAAGCAGCAGGACTATACCGCGCGCCTGGTACAGACGCCGGAGGCGCTGGGTGAATTCCTCAAGCCGTTGTCCGAGGCCGGCGTGGATATTTTCCATTGCTCCACGCGGCGTTTCTGGGAGCCGGAGTTCGAAGGCTCGACACTCAACCTGGCCGGCTGGACCCGTCAACTGACCGGCAAGCCAACCATCACCGTCGGCAGCGTCGGCCTGGATGGCGAGTTCCTGCAATTCATGGTCAATACCGACAAGGTGGCCCAGCCGGCCAGCCTGGAGAATCTGCTGGAGCGCCTGAACAACGATGAGTTCGATCTGGTGGCGGTCGGTCGGGCGCTGCTGGTCGACCCGGATTGGGCGGTGAAAGTGCGCGATGGTCGTGAGCAGGAAATTCTGCCGTTCAGCCGCGAGGCTTTGACCAGTCTGATCTGA
- a CDS encoding glycosyltransferase family 4 protein, translated as MTTALHITLITETFPPEINGVANTLGRLCEGLRARGHQIELVRPRQGCDQTRPSDTELLLCRGWPLPGYPGLQWGQSSMHKLLRRWKRQRPDVLYIATEGPLGLSALRAARRLGISVVSGFHTNFQQYSHQYGLGMLTRLLTHYLRWFHNRSKLTLVPSVSQRVELERRHFERLELLSRGVDSQLFHPAKRQNALRESWGLAQEDIAVLYVGRLATEKNLGLLVRTFQALQATYPQRVMKLIVVGDGPQRPALEKHLPEAIFCGTQRGEALATHYACGDLFVFPSLTETFGNVVLEALASGLAVVAYDQAAAAQHIRHGYNGVLAMPGDEDAFRDAACWLLEGGETLRNVRLNARQHASRQSWGAIVEQFEMQLRGACETQQGTAHVSPAPKTAPISLRSDWSKPRG; from the coding sequence ATGACGACAGCTCTGCATATCACCCTGATCACCGAAACCTTCCCACCCGAAATCAACGGCGTGGCCAATACCCTTGGCCGTCTGTGTGAAGGTCTGCGCGCCCGTGGTCATCAGATCGAACTGGTGCGCCCGCGCCAAGGCTGCGACCAGACCCGCCCCAGCGACACCGAGCTGCTGCTGTGCCGTGGCTGGCCGTTGCCGGGTTATCCGGGCCTGCAATGGGGGCAGTCGTCGATGCACAAGCTGTTGCGGCGCTGGAAACGCCAGCGTCCGGATGTCCTGTATATCGCCACCGAAGGTCCACTGGGGCTTTCAGCACTGCGCGCAGCGCGACGCCTGGGCATCTCTGTGGTCAGCGGTTTCCACACCAACTTCCAGCAATATTCGCATCAGTACGGCCTGGGGATGCTGACACGGTTGCTAACCCATTACCTGCGCTGGTTCCACAACCGCTCCAAACTGACCCTGGTACCCAGTGTCAGCCAGCGCGTGGAGCTGGAGCGCCGACACTTCGAACGCCTCGAACTGCTGTCGCGGGGCGTCGACAGTCAATTGTTCCACCCCGCCAAGCGCCAGAATGCCCTGCGCGAAAGCTGGGGATTGGCACAAGAGGATATTGCCGTGCTGTACGTCGGCCGGCTGGCCACAGAGAAGAACCTCGGCCTGCTCGTCCGAACCTTCCAGGCCTTGCAGGCGACTTATCCACAGCGGGTGATGAAATTGATCGTGGTCGGCGACGGCCCGCAACGCCCGGCGCTGGAAAAGCACCTACCCGAGGCGATCTTCTGCGGTACCCAGCGTGGCGAGGCCCTCGCGACGCACTACGCCTGCGGCGACCTGTTCGTGTTTCCCAGCCTGACCGAAACCTTCGGCAATGTGGTACTCGAAGCCCTGGCTTCGGGCCTGGCGGTGGTCGCCTACGATCAGGCAGCCGCCGCCCAGCACATTCGCCATGGCTACAACGGCGTGCTGGCGATGCCAGGCGATGAGGATGCCTTCCGGGATGCCGCCTGCTGGCTGCTCGAAGGCGGCGAAACCTTGCGCAATGTACGCCTGAACGCACGTCAGCATGCCAGCCGCCAGAGTTGGGGAGCGATCGTCGAACAGTTCGAGATGCAGTTGCGCGGGGCCTGCGAAACGCAACAGGGGACAGCACACGTATCCCCTGCCCCGAAAACCGCCCCGATAAGCCTCAGATCAGACTGGTCAAAGCCTCGCGGCTGA
- the cysZ gene encoding sulfate transporter CysZ, protein MPAPVMSGPQYLREGLKLVLSPGLRLFVLLPLLVNLVLFFGLIYFAGHQFSLWVDHLMPTLPGWLSFLNYLLWPLFVVLVILMVFFSFTMLANIIASPFNGFLAEKVEVVVRGNDNFPEFSWSELLAMVPRTLGREMRKLGYFLPRAIGLFILSFIPVVNIIAAPLWLLFGVWMMAIQYIDYPADNHKMSWQDMLAWLRAKRWQSLGFGGSVYLVLLIPFVNILMMPAAIAGATLFWVRERGDEALVPTSR, encoded by the coding sequence ATGCCCGCACCCGTGATGTCCGGCCCACAATACCTGCGTGAGGGCCTGAAGCTGGTCCTCAGTCCAGGGCTGCGCCTGTTTGTCCTGCTGCCACTGCTGGTCAACCTGGTGCTGTTCTTCGGGCTGATCTATTTTGCCGGTCACCAGTTCAGCCTCTGGGTCGACCACCTGATGCCGACCCTGCCGGGCTGGCTGAGCTTTCTCAACTACCTTCTCTGGCCGCTGTTCGTGGTGCTGGTGATCCTGATGGTGTTCTTCAGCTTCACGATGCTCGCCAACATCATCGCCTCACCGTTCAACGGTTTTCTCGCGGAAAAGGTCGAGGTGGTGGTTCGCGGCAACGACAACTTCCCCGAATTCAGTTGGAGCGAACTGCTGGCGATGGTGCCACGGACCCTGGGCCGGGAAATGCGCAAGCTGGGTTACTTCCTGCCCAGGGCCATCGGACTGTTCATCCTGTCGTTCATCCCGGTGGTGAACATTATCGCCGCACCGCTGTGGCTGCTCTTCGGAGTGTGGATGATGGCAATCCAGTACATCGACTACCCGGCAGACAACCACAAGATGAGCTGGCAGGACATGCTCGCCTGGCTGCGCGCCAAGCGCTGGCAGAGCCTGGGCTTTGGTGGCTCGGTGTACCTGGTACTGCTGATCCCGTTCGTGAACATCCTGATGATGCCGGCGGCGATTGCCGGGGCGACTCTGTTCTGGGTACGCGAACGTGGGGATGAGGCGCTGGTGCCGACTTCGCGCTGA
- the trxB gene encoding thioredoxin-disulfide reductase, protein MSEVRHSRVIILGSGPAGYSAAVYAARANLKPLLITGMQAGGQLTTTTEVDNWPGDVHGLTGPALMERMREHAERFETEIVFDHINAVDFSKKPYTLVGDSGTFTCDALIIATGASARYLGLPSEETFMGKGVSACATCDGFFYRNKPVAVVGGGNTAVEEALYLANIASTVTLIHRRETFRAEKILIDKLHARVAEGKIILKLNANLDEVLGDNMGVTGARLKNNDGSFDEIKVDGVFIAIGHTPNTSLFEGQLTLKDGYLVVQGGREGNATATSVEGIFAAGDVADHVYRQAITSAGAGCMAALDTERYLDGLQNASF, encoded by the coding sequence ATGTCTGAAGTACGTCATTCGCGAGTGATTATTCTCGGTTCCGGCCCTGCCGGTTACAGTGCTGCGGTCTATGCGGCTCGCGCCAACCTCAAGCCACTGCTGATCACCGGCATGCAGGCCGGTGGCCAACTGACCACCACCACCGAAGTCGACAATTGGCCTGGTGACGTGCATGGCCTGACCGGCCCGGCACTGATGGAGCGTATGCGCGAACACGCCGAGCGTTTCGAAACCGAAATCGTCTTCGACCACATCAATGCGGTGGACTTCTCCAAGAAGCCCTACACCCTGGTCGGCGACAGCGGCACCTTCACCTGCGATGCCCTGATCATCGCCACGGGCGCCAGCGCCCGCTACCTGGGCCTGCCGTCGGAAGAGACGTTCATGGGCAAGGGCGTTTCGGCCTGCGCGACCTGCGACGGTTTCTTCTATCGCAACAAGCCGGTCGCCGTGGTCGGTGGCGGCAACACCGCCGTGGAAGAGGCGCTGTACCTGGCCAACATCGCCAGCACCGTGACCCTGATCCACCGCCGCGAAACCTTCCGCGCCGAGAAGATCCTGATCGACAAGCTGCATGCCCGTGTTGCTGAAGGCAAGATCATCCTCAAGTTGAACGCCAACCTGGACGAAGTCCTGGGTGACAACATGGGTGTGACCGGTGCCCGCCTGAAGAACAACGACGGCAGCTTCGACGAAATCAAGGTCGACGGTGTGTTCATCGCAATCGGCCATACCCCGAACACTTCGCTGTTCGAAGGTCAACTGACACTGAAAGATGGTTATCTGGTGGTGCAGGGTGGTCGTGAAGGCAATGCGACCGCGACCAGTGTCGAAGGTATCTTCGCTGCCGGCGACGTGGCTGACCATGTCTACCGCCAGGCGATCACTTCGGCCGGCGCCGGCTGCATGGCGGCACTGGACACCGAGCGCTACCTCGATGGCCTGCAGAACGCTTCGTTCTGA
- a CDS encoding HopJ type III effector protein, whose translation MTDLNTLRASLDSGEHVFADTLTFIAAGYDYQPQAFNNGGVENAAGQNEGSCKTLGLALLEGLSDQQALLAFGEHYRSVLATPEGSDHGNIRALIKHGLAGVKFTAQPLTRR comes from the coding sequence ATGACTGATCTGAACACCCTGCGCGCCAGCCTCGACAGCGGCGAACACGTCTTTGCCGACACCCTGACCTTTATCGCCGCCGGCTACGATTACCAGCCCCAGGCCTTCAACAACGGTGGCGTGGAAAATGCCGCCGGGCAGAACGAAGGCTCGTGCAAGACCCTGGGTCTGGCCCTGCTCGAGGGCCTGAGCGACCAGCAGGCGCTGCTGGCCTTTGGCGAGCATTATCGTTCGGTACTGGCGACGCCCGAAGGCAGCGACCACGGCAATATCCGCGCGCTGATCAAGCACGGCCTGGCTGGGGTGAAGTTCACCGCGCAGCCACTGACACGCCGCTGA
- a CDS encoding DUF1244 domain-containing protein: MTEQERLELEAAAFRRLVAHLDNRKDVQNIDLMNLAGFCRNCLSKWYKAEADERQIELSLDEAREVVYGMPYAEWKALHQKEANAEQQAAFAKGKPHD, translated from the coding sequence ATGACCGAGCAAGAACGCCTCGAACTCGAAGCCGCCGCCTTTCGCCGACTGGTTGCCCACCTGGACAACCGCAAGGATGTGCAGAACATCGACCTGATGAACCTCGCCGGGTTCTGCCGCAACTGCCTGTCCAAGTGGTACAAGGCCGAAGCCGATGAACGCCAGATCGAACTGAGCCTCGACGAGGCCCGCGAAGTGGTCTACGGGATGCCTTACGCGGAGTGGAAAGCCCTGCATCAGAAAGAAGCCAATGCCGAACAACAGGCGGCATTCGCCAAAGGAAAACCCCATGACTGA
- the folX gene encoding dihydroneopterin triphosphate 2'-epimerase, with the protein MPQLQPGMARIRVKDLRLRTFIGINEDEILNKQDVLINLTILYAAQEAVRDNDIDHALNYRTITKAIIQHVEGNRFALLERMTQELLDLVMNNEAVLYAEVEVDKPHALRFAESVSITLAASR; encoded by the coding sequence ATGCCACAACTTCAACCGGGAATGGCCAGGATCCGGGTCAAGGACCTGCGCCTGCGCACCTTTATCGGGATCAACGAGGACGAGATCCTCAACAAGCAGGATGTGCTGATCAACCTGACCATCCTGTATGCCGCCCAGGAAGCGGTGCGCGACAACGATATCGACCACGCGCTGAACTACCGCACCATCACCAAAGCGATCATCCAGCATGTGGAGGGCAACCGTTTTGCCTTGCTTGAACGCATGACCCAGGAGCTGCTGGACCTGGTGATGAACAACGAAGCGGTGCTGTACGCCGAGGTCGAAGTCGACAAGCCGCACGCGCTGCGGTTCGCCGAATCGGTGTCGATCACCCTCGCGGCCAGCCGCTGA
- the folE gene encoding GTP cyclohydrolase I FolE, with amino-acid sequence MSASLPEHYREILQGLGEDPDREGLLDTPKRAAKAMQYLCHGYAESIESVVNGALFASDNDEMVIVKDIELYSLCEHHLLPFIGKAHVAYIPTGKVLGLSKVARIVDMFARRLQIQENLTREIAEAIQQVTHAAGVAVVIEAQHMCMMMRGVEKQNSTMNTSVMLGAFRDSSTTRMEFLQLIGRSK; translated from the coding sequence ATGAGCGCATCACTGCCCGAGCATTACCGCGAGATCCTCCAGGGTCTTGGCGAAGACCCTGATCGCGAGGGTCTGCTGGACACCCCGAAACGGGCAGCCAAGGCCATGCAATACCTGTGTCACGGCTACGCCGAAAGTATCGAAAGCGTGGTCAACGGTGCACTGTTCGCCTCGGATAACGACGAGATGGTGATCGTCAAGGACATCGAGTTGTACTCGTTGTGCGAACATCATCTGCTGCCCTTCATCGGCAAGGCCCATGTCGCCTACATTCCAACCGGCAAGGTGCTGGGGCTGTCGAAGGTCGCCCGGATCGTCGACATGTTCGCACGGCGCCTGCAGATCCAGGAAAATCTCACCCGGGAAATCGCCGAGGCGATCCAGCAGGTGACCCACGCCGCCGGCGTCGCGGTGGTGATCGAAGCGCAGCACATGTGCATGATGATGCGCGGCGTGGAAAAACAGAATTCGACCATGAACACCTCGGTGATGCTCGGCGCCTTCCGCGACTCGAGCACCACCCGCATGGAGTTCCTGCAACTGATCGGACGGAGCAAGTAA
- the folM gene encoding dihydromonapterin reductase, whose amino-acid sequence MPSSTAPILITGASQRVGLHCAERLLADGCPVIVSYRSERPGLQALREQGAITLFADFASEAGILAFIDSLRQHTRSLRAIVHNASAWLAEAPGDESEAFTRMFSIHMLAPYLINLHCAELLHRSPTADIVHISDDVTRKGSSKHIAYCASKAGLDNLTLSFAAKYAPRIKVNGIAPALLMFNPDDDAAYRAKTLAKSAMGIEPGAEVIYQSLRYLLDNPYVTGTTLTVNGGRHIK is encoded by the coding sequence ATGCCTTCGTCCACCGCCCCGATCCTGATCACTGGCGCCAGCCAGCGTGTCGGCCTGCATTGCGCAGAGCGGCTGTTGGCCGATGGCTGCCCGGTGATCGTCAGCTACCGCAGCGAACGCCCGGGCCTGCAGGCCCTGCGCGAGCAAGGTGCGATCACCCTGTTCGCCGACTTCGCCAGCGAGGCCGGCATCCTGGCCTTTATCGATAGCCTCAGGCAACACACCCGCAGCCTGCGGGCGATCGTCCACAACGCGTCGGCATGGCTCGCCGAAGCACCCGGAGACGAAAGCGAGGCCTTCACCCGGATGTTCAGCATCCACATGCTCGCGCCCTACTTGATCAACCTGCATTGCGCCGAACTGTTGCACCGCTCGCCCACAGCCGACATCGTGCATATCAGCGACGACGTGACCCGCAAGGGCAGCAGCAAGCACATTGCCTATTGCGCCAGCAAGGCCGGACTGGACAACCTGACCCTGTCCTTCGCCGCCAAGTACGCACCGCGGATCAAGGTCAACGGCATCGCCCCGGCCCTGCTGATGTTCAATCCTGACGACGACGCGGCGTACCGCGCCAAGACCCTGGCCAAGTCGGCCATGGGCATCGAGCCCGGTGCCGAGGTGATCTACCAGAGCCTGCGCTACCTGCTGGACAATCCCTATGTCACCGGCACAACCTTGACCGTCAACGGCGGCCGGCACATCAAGTAA
- a CDS encoding antibiotic biosynthesis monooxygenase gives MSTSPVTMMVARRVADGHYQDMLVWLQEGEQLATDFPGYLGSGVLAPPPGDNEFQMIFRFSNPATLHAWEHSASRKAWLERGSDLFARPSEHRVSGLEGWFGHADQRPPRWKQSVAIWLAFFPVSLLFNFVLGPLLAELELVPRILVSTLMLTPLMVYFFIPLSTRLLAGWLRGTTPQSLPGTAANRGH, from the coding sequence ATGTCTACCTCACCCGTCACCATGATGGTGGCCCGCCGCGTCGCCGACGGCCATTATCAGGACATGCTCGTCTGGCTCCAGGAGGGCGAACAACTGGCCACCGACTTCCCCGGTTATCTGGGCTCCGGTGTGCTCGCACCGCCTCCCGGCGACAACGAATTCCAGATGATCTTCCGCTTCAGCAATCCCGCGACCCTTCATGCCTGGGAACACTCCGCCTCGCGCAAGGCCTGGCTCGAACGTGGCAGCGACCTGTTCGCGCGGCCCTCAGAGCATCGCGTCAGCGGCCTTGAAGGCTGGTTCGGCCATGCCGACCAGCGCCCGCCACGCTGGAAACAGAGCGTGGCGATCTGGCTGGCGTTCTTCCCGGTCTCATTGCTGTTCAACTTCGTCCTGGGGCCATTGCTGGCCGAACTGGAACTGGTGCCACGCATTCTCGTCAGTACCCTGATGCTGACGCCGCTGATGGTCTACTTTTTCATTCCACTGTCCACCCGCCTGCTGGCAGGCTGGCTGCGCGGTACGACACCCCAGTCGTTGCCGGGCACGGCAGCGAACCGGGGACACTGA
- a CDS encoding MerR family transcriptional regulator, which yields MTVITERAAIELPLPAFTQEELFPIREVSRLTGVNPVTLRAWERRYGLIQPTRTESGHRLYAMSDIETVRSILGWIERGVAVSKVGKLLAKSAAVRVLATDRPLPFLHEDWSNCQSQLCSAVGNFDELALERLYGQIFSSYPLTVVFQNILMPLWQELRGQRDNFGHTSEWLFLDSFLRGRVLQRLQSVRGIASQRIFLAALPGDCRELELLVAGLLLGNGECPVSVLAIGQPLDELPLICEKARPRALVLYSNRSPASDMPRRLNRLALAVECPLMLAGDVSDVLQDALEGSSIGCLGHEGQSMRQRLLQLLSGRLDT from the coding sequence ATGACCGTGATCACCGAACGTGCCGCAATAGAACTGCCGTTACCTGCGTTCACGCAGGAAGAGCTGTTCCCTATCCGGGAGGTTTCGCGCCTGACCGGCGTTAATCCGGTCACGTTGCGGGCATGGGAGCGACGCTATGGTCTGATCCAGCCCACCCGCACCGAAAGTGGGCATCGGCTCTACGCCATGAGCGATATCGAGACGGTGCGCAGTATCCTCGGCTGGATCGAGCGCGGCGTGGCGGTCAGCAAGGTTGGCAAGCTGCTGGCGAAAAGCGCTGCGGTACGAGTACTGGCTACCGACAGACCGCTGCCGTTTCTGCACGAGGACTGGAGCAACTGCCAGTCGCAACTGTGCAGTGCTGTCGGCAACTTCGACGAGCTGGCTCTGGAGCGCTTGTATGGGCAGATCTTTTCCAGTTACCCGCTGACGGTGGTTTTCCAGAATATCCTGATGCCGCTCTGGCAGGAGTTGCGTGGCCAGCGGGACAATTTCGGCCATACCAGCGAATGGTTGTTCCTCGACAGTTTCCTGCGTGGTCGGGTGTTGCAGCGGCTGCAATCGGTCCGGGGCATTGCCTCGCAGCGGATCTTTCTGGCCGCGTTGCCGGGCGATTGTCGCGAGCTTGAGCTGCTGGTCGCCGGGCTGTTGCTCGGTAATGGCGAGTGCCCGGTCAGCGTGCTGGCCATCGGGCAGCCGCTCGATGAGTTGCCACTGATCTGTGAAAAGGCCCGGCCCCGGGCGCTGGTGCTGTATTCCAATCGTTCACCGGCCTCGGATATGCCTCGGCGGCTGAATCGTCTGGCGCTGGCGGTGGAGTGCCCGCTCATGTTGGCCGGCGATGTCTCGGACGTGCTGCAGGATGCGCTGGAAGGCAGCAGCATCGGTTGCCTGGGTCATGAGGGGCAGTCGATGCGCCAACGCCTGCTACAACTGTTGTCCGGCAGGCTCGACACCTAG
- a CDS encoding PAS domain-containing protein, whose translation MINPKLLQLVINASNEGIVVAEQEGEDNILIYANPAFERLTGYSNEEILYQDCRFLQSGDRDQPAMELIREALRTRTPCRHILRNYRKDGTHFWNELSISPVFNETDQLTYFVGVQKDVTAQVKAQQRVAQLEAQLAETRAELEALKATNGINP comes from the coding sequence ATGATCAATCCGAAACTGCTGCAACTGGTCATCAATGCTTCCAACGAAGGTATCGTCGTGGCCGAGCAGGAAGGCGAAGACAACATCCTGATCTACGCCAACCCGGCCTTCGAGCGCCTGACCGGCTACAGCAACGAAGAAATTCTCTATCAGGACTGCCGCTTCCTGCAGTCCGGCGACCGCGACCAGCCAGCGATGGAACTGATCCGCGAGGCCTTGCGGACCCGCACACCGTGCCGTCATATACTGCGCAACTACCGTAAGGACGGCACGCATTTCTGGAACGAACTGTCGATTTCGCCCGTGTTCAATGAAACCGACCAACTGACCTATTTTGTCGGCGTGCAGAAGGACGTGACTGCCCAGGTCAAGGCCCAGCAACGGGTGGCACAGCTGGAGGCACAATTGGCCGAGACCCGGGCAGAACTCGAAGCCCTGAAGGCGACCAACGGAATCAACCCATGA
- a CDS encoding flavodoxin: MKVAILSGSVYGTAEEVARHAKRILDKAGLEAWHDPRATLADLQAFAPEAFLAVTSTTGMGELPDNIQPLYYAIRDQLPAAWRGLPGAVIALGDSSYGDTFCGGGEQLRELFAELGLRELQPMLRLDASETVTPETDAEPWLAEFISALKG; the protein is encoded by the coding sequence ATGAAAGTCGCCATTCTTTCCGGTTCGGTCTATGGCACCGCCGAAGAAGTTGCCCGTCACGCCAAGCGGATTCTCGATAAGGCCGGCCTAGAGGCCTGGCATGATCCACGCGCCACCCTGGCCGACCTCCAGGCGTTCGCTCCCGAGGCATTCCTGGCGGTGACCTCCACCACCGGTATGGGGGAACTGCCGGACAATATCCAGCCGCTCTACTACGCCATTCGCGATCAGTTGCCGGCGGCTTGGCGCGGCCTGCCGGGTGCGGTGATCGCCCTCGGCGATTCGAGTTATGGCGACACCTTCTGCGGGGGCGGCGAGCAGTTGCGTGAACTGTTCGCCGAACTCGGCCTGCGTGAGCTCCAGCCGATGCTGCGCCTGGACGCCAGCGAAACGGTCACGCCGGAGACCGATGCCGAGCCCTGGCTGGCCGAATTCATCAGCGCACTGAAAGGCTGA